In Geotalea uraniireducens, one genomic interval encodes:
- a CDS encoding tetratricopeptide repeat protein, producing the protein MATTYNEELIARGISAIKSGNTAEALNCFEEAVKIHSTPANWSYLAFCLARERRQFDYAIRLCREAITRDPHSSIHYLNLGKVYLLAGRKDDAIRTFRQGLLYEGSPAIIGELKRLGLRKQPVIGFLRRENPLNKYLGIALKKLRLC; encoded by the coding sequence GTGGCCACCACCTACAACGAAGAGCTCATCGCCAGGGGAATCAGCGCCATCAAGAGCGGCAATACGGCTGAAGCCCTCAACTGCTTCGAAGAAGCGGTCAAAATCCACAGTACCCCGGCCAACTGGTCGTACCTGGCTTTCTGCCTTGCCCGGGAGCGGCGGCAGTTCGACTACGCCATCCGGCTCTGCCGGGAAGCGATCACCCGGGATCCCCACAGTTCGATCCACTACCTGAACCTCGGCAAAGTCTATCTGCTGGCCGGACGGAAGGACGATGCGATCCGCACGTTCCGCCAGGGACTCCTCTACGAAGGGAGCCCAGCCATCATCGGCGAGCTGAAACGGCTCGGCCTGCGCAAGCAACCGGTCATCGGCTTTCTCCGCCGGGAAAACCCGCTTAATAAATATCTCGGCATCGCCCTGAAAAAGTTGAGGCTTTGTTAA
- the sucC gene encoding ADP-forming succinate--CoA ligase subunit beta codes for MNIHEYQAKEILNAYDIPVPRGRVALTSDQVERAAKMMGGRCVVKAQIYAGGRGKAGGVQLVHHPEQAQELGKELFGRRLVTPQTGPEGLKVRRILVEEAVEISREFYLSITLDRNSSRYCLIASAEGGVEIEEVARRSPEKIHKLTVDPFTGLRPFQARKIALALGLAGGICEDCVQLILNLYKLCQEKDCSLVEINPLVVTKAGWLLAMDAKINFDDNALFRHLEYPDMLDYSQLDPLEITASKFDLSYIKLQGSIGCMVNGAGLAMATLDVLKEFGGEPANFLDVGGGATREKVAEAFKIILQDPDVRGVFVNIFGGIMRCDVIAHGIIEAASEVNCTLPIVVRMDGSQVEEGKQLLAGSGLNVQTADSLGDGAARIVAMLG; via the coding sequence ATGAACATTCATGAGTATCAGGCCAAGGAAATCCTCAACGCCTACGACATCCCGGTGCCGCGGGGGCGGGTTGCTCTGACTTCGGACCAGGTGGAACGGGCGGCGAAGATGATGGGGGGGCGGTGCGTGGTCAAGGCCCAGATCTATGCCGGTGGCCGGGGGAAAGCGGGGGGCGTGCAGCTGGTCCACCACCCGGAACAGGCCCAGGAACTGGGCAAGGAGCTGTTCGGCCGGCGGCTGGTGACGCCCCAGACCGGCCCGGAAGGACTCAAGGTCCGGCGGATACTGGTCGAAGAGGCGGTGGAGATCTCCCGGGAATTCTACCTCTCCATCACCCTGGACCGGAACAGTTCCCGCTACTGCCTGATCGCTTCGGCGGAAGGGGGGGTGGAGATCGAGGAGGTGGCCCGCCGCTCGCCGGAGAAGATCCACAAGCTGACCGTCGACCCGTTTACCGGCCTGCGGCCGTTCCAGGCCCGGAAGATCGCCCTGGCCCTCGGCCTCGCCGGGGGAATCTGCGAGGACTGTGTCCAGTTGATCCTCAACCTCTACAAGCTCTGCCAGGAAAAGGACTGCTCGCTGGTGGAGATCAACCCGCTGGTGGTGACCAAGGCGGGGTGGCTGCTGGCGATGGATGCGAAGATCAATTTCGACGACAATGCGCTGTTCCGCCATCTGGAATATCCCGACATGCTCGACTATTCGCAGCTCGATCCGCTGGAGATTACCGCCAGCAAATTCGACCTCTCCTATATCAAGCTCCAGGGGAGCATCGGCTGCATGGTCAACGGCGCCGGGCTGGCGATGGCCACCCTCGACGTGCTCAAGGAGTTCGGCGGCGAACCGGCGAACTTCCTCGACGTCGGTGGCGGCGCGACCCGCGAGAAGGTAGCGGAGGCATTCAAGATCATCCTCCAGGACCCGGACGTCAGGGGGGTGTTCGTCAACATCTTCGGTGGGATCATGCGCTGCGACGTCATTGCCCACGGGATTATCGAGGCTGCTTCCGAGGTGAACTGCACCCTGCCGATCGTCGTGCGGATGGACGGCAGCCAGGTTGAGGAAGGGAAGCAACTGCTCGCCGGGTCGGGGCTCAACGTGCAGACGGCGGACAGCCTGGGCGACGGTGCTGCCCGGATCGTCGCCATGCTGGGCTGA
- the sucD gene encoding succinate--CoA ligase subunit alpha — MSILINKESKVVVQGITGRSGLFHTQKCRDYGTKIVAGVTPGKGGIHIEGIPVFNTVEEAVHYTNANVSMIFVPPPGAADAILEAADAGIEVAVCITEGIPVQDMVLAKRAIEGSSTLLIGPNCPGLITPGECKVGIMPGYIHKPGRIGVVSRSGTLTYEAVKQITDAGLGQSTCVGIGGDPIIGMKFIDVLGMFNDDPDTDGVFMIGEIGGTAEEDAAHWIREKMKKPVAAFIAGVTAPPGKRMGHAGAIITGGKGRAEDKIRTLAECGVAVATSPTRMGAAMLEALGL; from the coding sequence ATGTCCATTCTGATCAATAAAGAATCGAAAGTCGTCGTCCAGGGGATCACCGGCCGGAGCGGTCTGTTCCATACCCAGAAGTGCCGCGATTACGGCACCAAGATCGTGGCCGGCGTTACCCCCGGCAAGGGAGGGATTCACATCGAGGGGATTCCGGTCTTCAATACCGTCGAAGAAGCGGTCCATTATACCAACGCCAACGTCTCGATGATCTTCGTCCCGCCGCCGGGGGCCGCCGATGCCATCCTCGAAGCGGCCGATGCCGGCATCGAAGTGGCGGTCTGCATTACCGAAGGGATTCCGGTGCAGGACATGGTGCTGGCCAAGCGGGCCATCGAGGGGAGCAGCACGCTGCTGATCGGCCCCAACTGCCCGGGGCTGATCACCCCCGGCGAATGCAAGGTCGGGATCATGCCCGGCTATATCCACAAGCCGGGACGGATCGGCGTCGTTTCCCGCAGCGGTACCCTGACCTACGAAGCGGTCAAGCAGATCACCGACGCCGGACTCGGCCAGTCCACCTGCGTCGGCATCGGCGGCGACCCGATCATCGGCATGAAGTTTATCGACGTGCTCGGTATGTTCAACGACGATCCGGATACCGACGGGGTCTTCATGATCGGCGAGATCGGCGGTACCGCCGAAGAGGATGCCGCCCACTGGATCCGGGAAAAGATGAAGAAGCCGGTGGCAGCGTTCATCGCCGGGGTTACCGCGCCGCCGGGAAAACGGATGGGCCATGCCGGGGCGATCATTACCGGCGGGAAGGGGAGGGCTGAGGACAAGATCCGCACCCTTGCCGAATGCGGCGTGGCTGTTGCCACCAGCCCGACCAGGATGGGCGCGGCGATGCTGGAGGCGCTCGGCCTGTAG
- a CDS encoding secondary thiamine-phosphate synthase enzyme YjbQ encodes MLRKLEVRSRARSELIDITALVKEQVRQSAVKNGSCQLLVLHTTAGITVNEGADPAVRHDIVAFLDRLVPKEAYFTHREGNSDAHIKSTLTGTDLSLLITDGALLLGTWQSIYLCEFDGPRLRQIALKIVPDP; translated from the coding sequence ATGCTCAGGAAGCTGGAAGTCAGGAGCAGAGCCAGAAGCGAGCTGATCGACATTACCGCTCTCGTTAAGGAGCAGGTCAGGCAATCTGCCGTCAAAAACGGCAGCTGCCAGCTGCTCGTCCTCCACACCACTGCCGGCATTACCGTCAACGAGGGAGCAGATCCGGCGGTCCGGCACGATATCGTCGCCTTTCTCGACCGGCTGGTGCCGAAAGAAGCTTACTTTACCCACCGTGAGGGGAATTCCGACGCTCACATCAAGAGCACCCTCACCGGGACGGACCTCTCCCTCTTGATAACCGATGGCGCGCTGCTTCTCGGCACCTGGCAATCGATCTACCTGTGCGAATTCGACGGGCCACGGCTGCGACAGATCGCCCTAAAAATCGTCCCGGACCCCTGA
- a CDS encoding glycerate kinase type-2 family protein, which produces MIDETAGGEGVAGAPALREIFAAALAAVDPAVAVGREAAVVRERYRSGGFTRLVVVGFGKAAPAMGRAIEEQLGELVSDGLLITRYGHGGRPLSRLACAEAGHPLPDAAGVAATRRLQALVAGAAAGTLLVTLISGGGSALLVAPAAGLSLADKLQTTALLLRAGAAIDELNAVRKHLSLVKGGRLAALARPAALSALILSDVIGDRLDVIASGPTAPDPTTYHDALAVLDRYRLTGQVPVAVSAHLSAGAAGRLSETPKPGEPLFAAVSNRIIGSNRLALAAARRRAEQLGYRPVIVSDALAGEAVTAGRWLAEQARSFRLGSPGTKLCLLAGGETTVTVTGAGRGGRNMELALAFAREIAGRSGISLLSAGTDGSDGPTDAAGAMADGSTVSRAKALGLDPVACLADNDSYGFFARTGGLFITGPTGTNVMDLQIVLLD; this is translated from the coding sequence ATGATCGACGAAACGGCCGGCGGTGAGGGCGTTGCCGGCGCACCAGCGCTGCGGGAGATCTTTGCCGCGGCACTGGCGGCCGTTGATCCCGCGGTCGCGGTCGGCCGGGAGGCGGCCGTCGTGCGGGAGCGCTACCGGTCTGGGGGCTTCACCCGGCTGGTGGTGGTCGGCTTCGGCAAGGCGGCGCCGGCGATGGGGCGAGCCATCGAAGAGCAGTTGGGCGAGCTGGTTAGCGACGGGTTGCTCATCACCCGTTACGGTCATGGCGGCCGGCCGTTGAGCCGGTTGGCGTGCGCTGAGGCGGGCCATCCCCTCCCCGATGCAGCCGGTGTCGCCGCGACCCGCCGGTTGCAGGCGCTCGTTGCCGGCGCCGCTGCCGGGACTCTGCTGGTGACGCTCATTTCCGGGGGCGGTTCGGCGCTGCTGGTGGCCCCGGCGGCCGGGCTTTCCCTGGCCGACAAGCTGCAGACCACGGCGCTGTTGCTCCGCGCCGGTGCCGCCATCGACGAACTCAACGCCGTCCGGAAACACCTGTCGCTGGTCAAGGGGGGGCGACTGGCGGCGCTGGCCCGGCCGGCGGCGCTTTCCGCCCTGATTCTTTCCGACGTGATCGGCGACCGGCTCGATGTTATTGCCTCTGGGCCGACCGCCCCCGATCCGACCACTTACCACGATGCCCTGGCGGTGCTCGACCGCTATCGTTTGACGGGGCAGGTTCCCGTCGCCGTCAGTGCCCACCTGTCCGCCGGGGCTGCCGGCCGGCTCTCCGAGACCCCCAAGCCCGGCGAGCCGCTCTTTGCTGCCGTCAGCAACCGGATCATCGGCAGCAATCGCTTGGCGCTCGCCGCCGCCCGGCGCCGGGCCGAACAGCTCGGCTACCGGCCGGTCATCGTCAGCGATGCGCTGGCCGGCGAGGCGGTGACGGCCGGTCGCTGGCTGGCGGAGCAGGCGAGGTCCTTCCGACTTGGCAGCCCCGGGACGAAACTCTGCCTTCTGGCCGGCGGCGAGACGACCGTCACCGTCACCGGTGCCGGCCGCGGCGGGCGGAATATGGAGCTTGCCCTTGCCTTTGCCCGGGAGATCGCCGGCCGGTCCGGTATCTCGCTCCTCTCCGCCGGCACCGATGGCAGCGACGGTCCGACCGATGCCGCCGGCGCCATGGCGGACGGCAGCACCGTCAGCCGGGCGAAGGCGCTGGGGCTCGATCCCGTCGCCTGCCTGGCCGACAACGATTCCTACGGATTTTTCGCCCGGACCGGCGGACTGTTCATTACCGGGCCGACCGGTACCAACGTGATGGACCTGCAGATCGTGCTGCTCGATTGA